A segment of the Aureliella helgolandensis genome:
CCTGCAGTTGACTGCGCTGCGGACCGTCGCCCACGATCAGCAACCACACGTCTTGATAAGCGACTTGCACCATCTGCCCGGCCCAAATCAAATCGCGGTAGCCCTTCTGCTTCCAGAGACGCCCGATGGCCATTACGATTCGGTCACGAGGCGGCAAGTTGAACATCTCGCAAAGCTCGCGGCGGGAAAGCCGTTGTACCTCCGGAGTTTCCACAGCATTGGGGATGACCGTGAATTTCTCCGAGTCAATACCGTGCTGCCGGTAGAAATCTGTGACCGCGGAGGTGTTCGTCACGATCGCGTCGGTGTGACGCATGAGTCGTCGGTCGATGGCGAACTGCCAGCCTTGCTTCCAGGGATCGACACAGCGTTCGCCGGCAATGCACACGGGAACGCCAGCGGATTTTGCGGCCATACGTCCATAGCTGTTCGCGGCAAACAGCCAGGTATGGACAACGTGCGGCTTGAGGTCCGACAGTAGACGCCTAAGCCGTCGATAGGCAAACGGATCGAACTTCCCTCGCTTGCCGATGAAGTGCAGTTCAATTCCCGCCGCCCGCAACACCTCTTCGTACGGCCCCGAGTGCGTCAAGACAATGACGTGAACTTCAAACCGCTCGGGATTGAGATGTTGTGCGAGCAGTGTCAACTGCTTTTCAGCACCACCCTGCACGAGTGTTGGTATGATGAGACAAAGTTTTATGCGCATAGCGTTCTACTGCGAGGCAATCTCACTCCTGTTTGTTTTCCGAAACCAAACTCTGCTGCAACGCCGCAGGTTCGGCGGGCTTTCGAGGCTGCGCATTGAGTTTCAAATGCTCGCCAATTGCGGCCAGCAGGGGATCCTTGGTCGCATGCGCCACATAGTTCCGCTGCAACTGTATTGCGGAGGAAGCGTAAGGACTCGGATCGCTCCACCAGCGTTCCAGATTCTCTCGCAAGGCCGCCTCGTTTTGAGAGGTAAACAGATGCAGGGATGCGTGTTCTCCAAGCCAGCGTCGGGCCGTGGGCGATTCGGCGGACAGGAAGGGGAGACCGCTGGCCATGCAGGTAGGAATCAGCCAGCTCAGACCATTGCCCGCGGCCGGGAAGACGCATAGGTCCGCGACCTGCAGGATTTCGGTCAGCTCCGTAAAAATACCTGGCATGGCAACCAAATGGTGTATCCCGCGGTCCCGCAGCGCTTCGTAGTAACGCCCACGCGTGGTCCCATCTCCCAGGATCCACAGACGCAGCGCCCGTTGCGAGTCGATGACGGGGGCTAGAGCGCGGATCAACAGCTCGACATTCCAGCTGTCGCTGAGTTCTCCGGGGCAAACGACTACTCGGTCGGTCGATCGAATGAAGAGATCATGATTGATCTCGCTTAGGATTTGCCGCGCCACGCGGCGTGCTGCTTTGCTACGATCAATCGGGCGGGCGACAAAACTTGCGGCGCGGAGGATTTTCGAATCGACGATGCCGAGCGATAACAGACGTTGGTGCGCGGCGGCATGGGGCGCAATGACCAGGTCAGCTTTGCGGCAAACTTCCAATGCCATCGTCGAGGGTTGCCAGCGGAGATCGGGCTGAGCATGCAATTCTGGAGGATCAAAGCGGACAACCACCGGGGGCCGCTGACTGGGTGGCAAGCGGGCAAAGCAAGCCGATGCTTCGTGTTCCGCACTATCGCAGTAGATCCAGTCGAAGTCCCGGCACTCGCGCTCGATGTAATCGGCAACCGCGCGTAAATACTTTCCCACCCGCAGGGGCGAGGTCGGTACGGCATCGATGCGCTGAATTGGCAATTCCAGGCACTGTACCCGATTGGGCCAGCTTCGATGCCAACGCGGAGACAAGATATGGACTCGGTGTCCCTGCTGGTGCAATTCGACAGCCCAGTCCGACAGACGCAGAGTCGCATCGGTGGTTTGTGGCCAGAACTGGCGAGTCAGAATGAGAACCCGTTGAGAGTCACCCATGGCGCGGTGCTTGTGAATTAGACAGTGTTCGCCTCGATCTCAGCTGGTTCCAGCACCGCTAGAAAAGGGAGATTTCGATAGAGATCTTGATAGTCTAATCCATAGCCGACGACAAATTCGTCGGGAATGTTGAAAGCGACGAAATCCGGTACCAAGGAGACTTGCTGGCGTTCCTTCTTATGCAGGAGCACCGCGCTGGATAAACTCAGCGGTTGCATTTCTGCGATGCACTCCATCACCGCTTCGAGGGTCTTGCCGGTGTCAAAGATGTCGTCAACCACTAAAACGTCCCGATCCTTGACGTCGAGCATCATGTCATCGCGAATCCACAGCGAGCCCGACTCGGTGCCGCCACGGTAGCTACTTGCTTGAATCAAACTGACCCGCACGGGCATGGAAAGCTGGCGGATCAGATCAGCCAGCAGCACTAAACTGCCCGTCATGACCGCCACGATGGTGAGCGGTTCCGTCCCATAGCGGGCGGCGATCTCGGCGGACATGGCCGCCACTCCGTCTCGCAGTTGATTTTCGGTCAGAATAGTCTTCACGGATATTTTCCAGCTGTGGCAAGAGGACGACGACGCGCCTCTGTCTGGCTGCGCTACGCAGGTAGGATGAGAATTTGCGGTGCGGCGCCCAAGGGGACTGAGCGGCGGAGCTAGCGGTTGTGCGAAACGGTTACATACCCCGTCAACGAGGTGGTAGTTTCTAACGCGCTCCGACACTCGCCGAGCACTGGTGCCAGCGCTCCCAACCGTCCACTTCCATGAATTCTCGGCCTAAGTGTAAATCAATTCTGCTGCTGAGCAGGAGCGATTGCCGTCCAGAGAGGCTCGTAACCGGACAGTTTACCGAATCGTTCCAAAGAGTGCGACGGGCGTACTGGAATGCAGTACGCCCGGTACGCATGACTGGAGTCATATTTTTGCCTGAGCACTACCTCAGCGGTCCTCCGACCGGAGAATTGGCCGTTCGGGTGTTGCCGGCAGGAGCTATTGCAGGGGCCAGCAACGATTCAATGTTGGGGGACACGGGCAGCCCTACTGTCGGTTCTGACAACCCTCCTTGGGCCGGCAGATGATTCATTGGGGAACGCGTATCGAGCTGAGAACTTGGGGCGCTCTCCAGTGGTTGGGATGGCATGCTCGCCATTTGCTCCCGCAGCTCCAGCTCTGTTTCATTCAGCCCGTAATCCAGGATCGCGTTTCCGAGGGCCCCCCCTCGGGTATCGGCGCGAATTGGACCTGGATCGATCCACAAGCCTTCGGCATCCAGTTCCATGGTGCCGAGATCCAAATCGAGGCTCCGCCGGAGCGCTTCGAAGTTGACGTAAATGCCGATGAGCGTATTCTGGGTTCGCAGAAACGCATCGAGCCCTTGAAACGCATCGAGTGCAGCCGTGTTTCCGGAGGGCCGTCCCAAGGTTTCATTGATGAGGCGGATGTCGGCGTTCACACTATTCTGCAAGGCAGCATTCTGGACTGCGAAGCGTTGAATTTCAAAGGACAGCTGATTCTGACGCACCGTCCGCAACGAGCTTCGCAAGGAGCTCCAGATCCCGTCTTCGAACTGGTAGTAAGACCGCTTGGCACGTTGGTACGTGATCAACACCTGACGATAGTTATTGCGTTCTTGAAGCCGCGTAATCGGTGCATCCCAAGCCAATCCAACACGAAGTCGGCCGGTCGAACTGCGAAGCGCGAGGGGATTGTCACCGACGTTCTGCACGTCTCCGCTGAAGGTGAGATCCAAGTAGCTCTCCAAATCATCGGCGACGACTTCGATGGATCGCCAGGTATTGACGATCGCTGCACGATTGTTCAACCAATCGCGGCGATGACTGCGGGCAATCTCAAGTGCCGACTGCGGGTCGATGTCAATTTCCGGCAAGAGCACGGATTCCGTTCGAGCCCGAGCTTGTACGATCTGCAGCGCCAGGACGGTATCGTTGAGGTCTGCAATGAAGTCTTGCGAGGCCAAGATGACATTGTCGCTAACGTCGATGAAACGTTGGCGAGCAGTGGTCGGAGTGGAGGACCCTGCCAGCAGTCGCTCAATGGAGGCATGCACTTCTTCCAGACTAGCTCGCTGCTTCTCGAGCCGCGTGATAAGTTCTGCAAGCTCACTCTCAAGTTGTGTCGGCAGTTCCTCAAGGCCCTCTCCCTCTAGGAACGACAAATTGAAGTTGCCGAAGGGAAGCAGGCTGCAAACCATGTCCTTCTCCTGCAGGGCAACCTGTCGCAGTTGCTCCAGTTGCTGTAGTCGCGTCGGAAGATTCTGACGAAGTACCGCGATGTCATTTTCAATTGCCCTGATATCGACCTGGGCGATGCGGTCGACCAACGCTCTGACCGGATCAATTTGCGGTAGCAGTTGGCTCAGTTCCATGGTGAGACCGCGGGTCGAATCAACAACGCGTTCATCGGCCCCCGTGTCGGGATTGGTTTCGACACGCGCCAGCTCTAGGATGCGGGTGTTCGTCTCCCCCAGTCCTTTACGGTAGCCTTGAACCTCTAACCGCCGGTTCCGCAACTCTTGCGAAATCAGCTTGAAGGGTTCCAGCAACGGATCCCTGATCTCTACGCACAGATAAGGTGGCAATCCCAAGTCCGCTTTGAAGCCGTCGAGTGTTTGTTCGTAGCTGGTTTGAGCACTCAGCAGTTGTGTTTGAGCGTCGAACAGGTTCTGTCGGGCTTTGGCGACCTGCAATTGTTGTTGCGGCAGCTCCGTTAACTCCTCTGGCATGGTGGACTGCAGCTCGCGGTATCCATCTTGGAACTGCAAGTAGATGTCCTCCAGCTGGAGAATGTTTTCCTGTTGGTTCGCGATATTCAATTGTGATT
Coding sequences within it:
- a CDS encoding glycosyltransferase, coding for MRIKLCLIIPTLVQGGAEKQLTLLAQHLNPERFEVHVIVLTHSGPYEEVLRAAGIELHFIGKRGKFDPFAYRRLRRLLSDLKPHVVHTWLFAANSYGRMAAKSAGVPVCIAGERCVDPWKQGWQFAIDRRLMRHTDAIVTNTSAVTDFYRQHGIDSEKFTVIPNAVETPEVQRLSRRELCEMFNLPPRDRIVMAIGRLWKQKGYRDLIWAGQMVQVAYQDVWLLIVGDGPQRSQLQEYRDHVGAESGVRFLGHRSDATQLLASCDLLWNGSLYEGQSNTILEAMALGIPVAATDIPGTRDLVESGQTGLLYQLGDVNTLCRWTNAMLRDDTGRAKMGAAAVARVEEHFSLHQMIARHEELYLSLWQRYLERTPTSRVQE
- a CDS encoding glycosyltransferase family 4 protein; translated protein: MGDSQRVLILTRQFWPQTTDATLRLSDWAVELHQQGHRVHILSPRWHRSWPNRVQCLELPIQRIDAVPTSPLRVGKYLRAVADYIERECRDFDWIYCDSAEHEASACFARLPPSQRPPVVVRFDPPELHAQPDLRWQPSTMALEVCRKADLVIAPHAAAHQRLLSLGIVDSKILRAASFVARPIDRSKAARRVARQILSEINHDLFIRSTDRVVVCPGELSDSWNVELLIRALAPVIDSQRALRLWILGDGTTRGRYYEALRDRGIHHLVAMPGIFTELTEILQVADLCVFPAAGNGLSWLIPTCMASGLPFLSAESPTARRWLGEHASLHLFTSQNEAALRENLERWWSDPSPYASSAIQLQRNYVAHATKDPLLAAIGEHLKLNAQPRKPAEPAALQQSLVSENKQE
- the hpt gene encoding hypoxanthine phosphoribosyltransferase — protein: MKTILTENQLRDGVAAMSAEIAARYGTEPLTIVAVMTGSLVLLADLIRQLSMPVRVSLIQASSYRGGTESGSLWIRDDMMLDVKDRDVLVVDDIFDTGKTLEAVMECIAEMQPLSLSSAVLLHKKERQQVSLVPDFVAFNIPDEFVVGYGLDYQDLYRNLPFLAVLEPAEIEANTV
- a CDS encoding coiled-coil domain-containing protein, which gives rise to MSLATQDRIRSVKSRRRQCSLRASFRQAVRAFGLGAAFSASLMSVGCSRQNYRCKTDTEAYYLLDEKVRQSCEVVSAPYRVEIDGRSRMFDPFNPDRPPMPEDDPQAAQFMRVVDGKKGYPLWEANGRTNAAENPEWWNYLPLDERGVLVLDLNEAVRTALLHSPSYQSAREELYLSALDVSSERFLLDSQFFGGWQGSYTSDGPRRGDPTTPESSSVFSTGASSRGGRPFSMRKRFATGADLLVGFANNLTWQVAGPNDQSATSLLDFTLLQPLLRQGGRDVVLERLTLAERTLLANVRAFERYRRAFYVDIATGRNSNGTGPQRRGGVFGGSGFEGFSALGGIFSGGGSGGGGTSATPGAQGYLGLLQSQLNIANQQENILQLEDIYLQFQDGYRELQSTMPEELTELPQQQLQVAKARQNLFDAQTQLLSAQTSYEQTLDGFKADLGLPPYLCVEIRDPLLEPFKLISQELRNRRLEVQGYRKGLGETNTRILELARVETNPDTGADERVVDSTRGLTMELSQLLPQIDPVRALVDRIAQVDIRAIENDIAVLRQNLPTRLQQLEQLRQVALQEKDMVCSLLPFGNFNLSFLEGEGLEELPTQLESELAELITRLEKQRASLEEVHASIERLLAGSSTPTTARQRFIDVSDNVILASQDFIADLNDTVLALQIVQARARTESVLLPEIDIDPQSALEIARSHRRDWLNNRAAIVNTWRSIEVVADDLESYLDLTFSGDVQNVGDNPLALRSSTGRLRVGLAWDAPITRLQERNNYRQVLITYQRAKRSYYQFEDGIWSSLRSSLRTVRQNQLSFEIQRFAVQNAALQNSVNADIRLINETLGRPSGNTAALDAFQGLDAFLRTQNTLIGIYVNFEALRRSLDLDLGTMELDAEGLWIDPGPIRADTRGGALGNAILDYGLNETELELREQMASMPSQPLESAPSSQLDTRSPMNHLPAQGGLSEPTVGLPVSPNIESLLAPAIAPAGNTRTANSPVGGPLR